The Chloroflexota bacterium genome contains a region encoding:
- a CDS encoding GTP-binding protein, with protein MEVFDTDKQATPVTILTGFLGSGKTTLLNRILNGSHGLRVAVLVNDFGSINIDTELIVGVEDNAISLANGCVCCNIRDDLIETIEMVINRPENPEYILLEASGVADPSGIALTFAIPTFRDRIRLDSIISIVDADQVFAYPEYPYVAVLKLRQIGFSDMVVLNKIDLVDEEQLQRVKDWINSRMKRVRIIETVQCDVPLEILLAVGRFDPQQLVEIDHDHHAHHHDHTDHGQSFSTWSYQTDRPLSLDALNEMIKKTLPGNIYRCKGVVYTAESPERRAVLQVVGRRADVTLGEAWGETTPRTRIVAIGAPDSINPEALTAQFDACISEV; from the coding sequence ATGGAAGTATTTGATACTGACAAACAGGCTACTCCAGTCACGATCCTGACCGGTTTTTTGGGTTCAGGCAAAACAACCTTGCTCAATCGAATTCTGAATGGCAGCCACGGTCTGCGCGTGGCCGTACTGGTCAACGATTTCGGCTCGATCAACATTGACACCGAATTGATCGTGGGGGTAGAAGATAACGCCATCAGTCTGGCCAACGGCTGCGTTTGTTGCAATATCCGTGATGACTTGATCGAAACCATAGAAATGGTCATCAATCGTCCTGAAAACCCTGAATATATCCTGCTGGAAGCCAGCGGCGTGGCCGACCCCTCCGGCATTGCCCTGACCTTTGCCATTCCCACATTCCGGGATCGCATCCGCCTGGATAGTATTATCTCCATTGTTGATGCCGACCAGGTTTTCGCCTATCCGGAGTATCCTTACGTTGCAGTCCTAAAACTACGTCAGATTGGCTTCTCTGATATGGTGGTGCTGAACAAAATTGATCTGGTGGATGAGGAGCAACTGCAGAGGGTGAAGGACTGGATCAACAGCCGGATGAAGCGCGTGCGCATTATAGAGACTGTTCAGTGCGATGTCCCTCTGGAGATTCTGCTGGCCGTCGGCCGTTTTGACCCGCAGCAATTGGTGGAAATAGATCACGACCATCACGCCCATCATCACGATCACACAGACCACGGCCAAAGCTTCAGCACCTGGAGTTATCAAACCGACCGGCCCTTATCGCTGGATGCGCTCAATGAGATGATCAAAAAAACATTGCCCGGGAATATCTATCGATGTAAGGGTGTGGTCTACACCGCCGAAAGCCCGGAGCGGCGCGCCGTGCTGCAAGTGGTTGGCCGCCGGGCCGATGTGACTCTGGGCGAAGCATGGGGTGAGACAACGCCACGTACGCGGATCGTCGCCATCGGCGCGCCGGACAGTATCAACCCGGAGGCATTGACCGCCCAATTTGATGCTTGCATCAGTGAAGTATAG
- a CDS encoding arylsulfatase, translating to MTTQKKPNVIFLLVDNIGWGDLGCYGGMAPTPRLDQLADEGIRFQNYNVEAQCTPTRSAIMTGRLPKRSGTTFVPLPGQGDYGLSPWEYTMAELLSDAGYATALFGKWHLGDVEGRLPTNQGFDEWYGIKNTTDEAGYTSYPMFHETGYPIPQIWEGVKGSPSQPVEEYNLESRALIEEKITQRTIDFIQRHADNDQPFYAYIGFTHVHPPYRHHPDFKGKSGGGLYSDILAEVDYRAGQILDALDDAGIADNSIVIWSSDNASGEAAGIAGSNGPWRGVFASGFEGGMRVPAIVRWPGQVPAGVVTNEMLATYDWMPTLAAMISEADRVPTDRPIDGLDSSALLLGDSEKGGRDSLIFYGSDGEVMSGKWKNIKIVFRYAETFDGPIIKPQFPLAFDLIDDPAEQINLTSKRMDMMWMYGPVIQRVITLEKSFAQYPNIEAGQDFDGYDSL from the coding sequence ATGACAACACAGAAAAAACCGAACGTCATCTTTTTGCTGGTTGATAATATCGGCTGGGGCGATTTAGGTTGCTACGGGGGCATGGCGCCCACGCCCCGGCTGGACCAACTGGCGGACGAAGGTATCCGTTTCCAAAATTACAATGTCGAAGCGCAGTGCACGCCCACGCGCTCGGCGATCATGACCGGCCGGCTGCCCAAGCGCAGCGGCACGACGTTCGTTCCGCTGCCGGGCCAGGGGGATTATGGACTGTCGCCGTGGGAATACACGATGGCGGAGCTGCTATCGGATGCCGGTTACGCCACCGCGCTCTTTGGCAAATGGCATCTGGGCGATGTAGAAGGGCGTTTACCCACAAACCAGGGCTTCGATGAATGGTACGGCATCAAGAATACTACCGACGAGGCCGGTTACACTTCCTACCCCATGTTCCATGAAACCGGCTACCCCATCCCGCAAATCTGGGAAGGGGTCAAAGGGTCGCCATCACAGCCGGTGGAAGAGTATAATCTGGAATCCCGCGCCCTCATCGAAGAAAAGATCACGCAGCGCACGATTGATTTCATCCAACGCCACGCCGACAACGATCAACCCTTCTACGCCTATATCGGCTTTACCCACGTCCATCCACCCTACCGCCATCACCCCGACTTCAAAGGCAAATCGGGTGGCGGGCTCTACTCAGACATCTTGGCCGAAGTCGATTATCGCGCCGGGCAAATTCTAGACGCACTTGATGACGCGGGAATTGCCGACAACAGTATCGTCATTTGGAGCAGCGACAATGCGTCTGGCGAGGCCGCCGGCATTGCCGGCTCCAACGGGCCGTGGCGCGGCGTGTTTGCCTCTGGTTTTGAAGGCGGTATGCGTGTGCCGGCCATTGTGCGTTGGCCGGGGCAAGTCCCCGCCGGCGTCGTCACCAACGAAATGTTGGCGACATACGATTGGATGCCCACACTGGCAGCCATGATTAGCGAAGCGGATCGCGTCCCCACTGACCGCCCCATTGACGGTTTGGACTCATCCGCGCTACTGCTTGGCGATTCAGAAAAAGGCGGCCGTGACAGCCTCATTTTTTACGGCTCCGATGGCGAAGTGATGTCGGGCAAATGGAAAAATATCAAGATCGTGTTCCGCTACGCGGAAACCTTCGACGGCCCCATCATCAAGCCCCAATTCCCGTTGGCTTTTGACCTGATTGACGACCCCGCCGAACAGATCAATCTGACCAGCAAGCGCATGGATATGATGTGGATGTACGGCCCCGTCATTCAACGCGTCATCACCCTGGAAAAGAGCTTTGCCCAATATCCCAACATCGAGGCGGGGCAGGATTTCGACGGATACGACAGCTTGTAG
- the gntH gene encoding guanitoxin biosynthesis MBL fold metallo-hydrolase GntH yields MVWDILCLASKLNQSTARRKMMTNPLKNPYGGGPGTGITLPDYYRPTPGMKSRNNFFPMSEELGADEMRITFVGSTPFPPRLNQAGTSIMVELGNGKKFFFDFGPGCMRNIIGLQHHVATINDIFITHLHVDHYHDLSYLLPFRAWSAGWLPLRVHGPSGRTPELGTQAMVDGMKQMLKWHLEAFDVFPIGDGYEVEVNEFDWKDENGICYDEDGVTVRHWRRSHAKDGATGYRLDWNGLSFVWTGDGRPDELTVKYSKGVDVFVTELELDTGKLIEMKYGLPDWLYNYTIDTHHTPHYATGYMINEIQPRAGMVTHFPYEEDLVAEAIAGIRAHWKGLFLWGAPDGVVVNVTKDAIWSRKAAIPESTGQNPPPFDLLVGDGPLPKEFEVPQPRSSRAEQQEQYTRDIEIDPKKYIPEDVYRDPLVKLPDPMVIDLEAMAAARGPAKKDE; encoded by the coding sequence ATGGTATGGGATATTCTTTGCTTAGCTTCGAAACTCAACCAATCCACAGCACGGAGGAAAATGATGACTAACCCGCTCAAAAACCCTTATGGCGGCGGTCCTGGCACGGGCATTACCCTGCCGGATTACTACAGGCCGACGCCAGGCATGAAAAGCCGCAACAACTTCTTCCCCATGTCCGAAGAACTCGGCGCGGACGAGATGCGGATCACGTTCGTGGGCAGCACGCCCTTCCCGCCGCGCCTTAATCAGGCCGGCACCTCGATCATGGTGGAGTTGGGAAATGGCAAGAAGTTCTTCTTCGATTTTGGTCCCGGCTGTATGCGCAATATCATTGGTTTGCAGCATCATGTCGCCACCATCAACGATATTTTCATCACCCATCTCCATGTCGATCATTACCATGACCTCTCTTACCTGCTGCCTTTCCGCGCCTGGTCTGCCGGTTGGTTGCCGCTGCGCGTGCATGGCCCCTCAGGCCGCACCCCTGAGCTTGGCACCCAGGCGATGGTTGACGGCATGAAACAGATGCTCAAATGGCATCTGGAGGCCTTCGACGTGTTCCCCATCGGCGATGGTTATGAAGTCGAGGTCAACGAATTCGATTGGAAGGACGAGAATGGCATTTGCTACGACGAGGATGGCGTTACCGTGCGGCACTGGCGACGATCACACGCCAAGGATGGGGCTACCGGCTACCGGCTGGATTGGAACGGCCTGAGCTTTGTGTGGACAGGCGACGGTCGCCCTGACGAATTGACCGTCAAGTATTCCAAGGGCGTAGATGTGTTTGTGACCGAACTCGAGCTGGACACCGGGAAATTGATCGAAATGAAGTACGGTCTCCCCGACTGGCTTTACAATTACACCATCGACACCCATCATACCCCCCATTACGCCACAGGTTACATGATCAATGAGATCCAACCCCGGGCGGGTATGGTCACTCACTTCCCTTATGAAGAGGACCTGGTCGCCGAGGCAATTGCCGGAATCCGGGCGCACTGGAAAGGTCTGTTCCTGTGGGGCGCCCCTGATGGTGTGGTTGTCAACGTGACCAAGGATGCAATCTGGTCTCGGAAAGCAGCTATCCCCGAATCAACCGGACAGAATCCGCCGCCCTTCGACCTGCTTGTTGGCGACGGGCCGCTGCCCAAGGAGTTTGAAGTTCCGCAGCCCAGAAGCTCGCGCGCGGAACAACAGGAGCAGTATACCCGCGATATAGAGATCGACCCGAAGAAATATATACCGGAGGATGTCTATCGCGATCCGCTCGTTAAGCTTCCGGACCCGATGGTAATCGATCTTGAAGCGATGGCTGCTGCAAGAGGGCCTGCCAAGAAGGACGAGTAG